The segment ctgctaccttaactaggacccctagtcagtgaagccccgccccctaatcagggctcagcttctctcccagcacaaagcccctacaagcctctacacatacaaatactaccaatacaaaaccaagcacacacaaataccttctcctccaacagaactcccactcaaactcccctgtttacagctctgtttgctagctcctgtgccgctgcagctgtctgtgccgctgcctgactggctgctaccttaactaggacccctagtcagtgaagccccgccccctaatcagggctcagcttctctcccagcacaaagcccctacaagcctctacacatacaaatactaccaatacaaaaccaagcacacacaaataccttctcctccaacagaactcccactcaaactcccctgtttacagctctgtttgctagctcctgtgccgctgcagctgtctgtgccgctgcctgactggctgctaccttaactaggacccctagtcagtgaagccccgccccctaatcagggctcagcttctctcccagcacaaagcccctacaagcctctacacatacaaatactaccaatacaaaaccaagcacacacaaataccttctcctccaacagaactcccactcaaactcccctgtttacagctctgtttgctagctcctgtgccgctgcagctgtctgtgccgctgcctgactggctgctaccttaactaggacccctagtcagtgaagccccgccccctaatcagggctcagcttctctcccagcacaaagcccctacaagcctctacacatacaaatactaccaatacaaaaccaagcacacacaaataccttctcctccaacagaactcccactcaaactcccctgtttacagctctgtttgctagctcctgtgccgctgcagctgtctgtgccgctgcctgactggctgctaccttaactaggacccctagtcagtgaagccccgccccctaatcagggctcagcttctctcccagcacaaagcccctacaagcctctacacatacaaatactaccaatacaaaaccaagcacacacaaataccttctcctccaacagaactcccactcaaactcccctgtttacagctctgtttgctagctcctgtgccgctgcagctgtctgtgccgctgcctgactggctgctaccttaactaggacccctagtcagtgaagccccgccccctaatcagggctcagcttctctcccagcacaaagcccctacaagcctctacacatacaaatactaccaatacaaaaccaagcacacacaaataccttctcctccaacagaactcccactcaaactcccctgtttacagctctgtttgctagctcctgtgccgctgcagctgtctgtgccgctgcctgactggctgctaccttaactaggacccctagtcagtgaagccccgccccctaatcagggctcagcttctctcccagcacaaagcccctacaagcctctacacatacaaatactaccaatacaaaaccaagcacacacaaataccttctcctccaacagaactcccactcaaactcccctgtttacagctctgtttgctagctcctgtgccgctgcagctgtctgtgccgctgcctgactggctgctaccttaactaggacccctagtcagtgaagccccgccccctaatcagggctcagcttctctcccagcacaaagcccctacaagcctctacacatacaaatactaccaatacaaaaccaagcacacacaaataccttctcctccaacagaactcccactcaaactcccctgtttacagctctgtttgctagctcctgtgccgctgcagctgtctgtgccgctgcctgactggctgctaccttaactaggacccctagtcagtgaagccccgccccctaatcagggctcagcttctctcccagcacaaagcccctacaagcctctacacatacaaatactaccaatacaaaaccaagcacacacaaataccttctcctccaacagaactcccactcaaactcccctgtttacagctctgtttgctagctcctgtgccgctgcagctgtctgtgccgctgcctgactggctgctaccttaactaggacccctagtcagtgaagccccgccccctaatcagggctcagcttctctcccagcacaaagcccctacaagcctctacacatacaaatactaccaatacaaaaccaagcacacacaaataccttctcctccaacagaactcccactcaaactcccctgtttacagctctgtttgctagctcctgtgccgctgcagctgtctgtgccgctgcctgactggctgctaccttaactaggacccctagtcagtgaagccccgccccctaatcagggctcagcttctctcccagcacaaagcccctacaagcctctacacatacaaatactaccaatacaaaaccaagcacacacaaataccttctcctccaacagaactcccactcaaactcccctgtttacagctctgtttgctagctcctgtgccgctgcagctgtctgtgccgctgcctgactggctgctaccttaactaggacccctagtcagtgaagccccgccccctaatcagggctcagcttctctcccagcacaaagcccctacaagcctctacacatacaaatactaccaatacaaaaccaagcacacacaaataccttctcctccaacagaactcccactcaaactccacTGAGACTTACCTTGGTCTCAGTGATTTCTGTCTAAAATATAAATAGCAACAAGTTTTTTCCAAGTACTTGTTTCCCCTGTATGAATAGCATCTCCTAGCTCCGGCACCAGCGCAGCTCAGACACACATGGAACTGGAGCGGTACATGTTCCACTCAGAGAATGGCCCACCTTCCCAcaccagagagagaggaaagaaaagatgTGCACAAGGAGGAAAGGTAAACCAGAGCTGAACAGCTGATGTGACACCTTGTCCCAGAGCACCACCTGGCCATGTGGGGCTCTAGCTCATCAGTACTGCTGGGCTTCCTTCAATAGGGCCGGATCCCCAGAGATGCTgaaccaatgggaactgcagatgctgagcacctcacaggatcaggtccataaatAACATGAGGCACATCAAAATCCTTTTACAATCACTTTGTATGTCAATAGCTTCTTTAAACAGAAGATGTCAAAGCATTTTCCAGCTGATGAATTCAGCCCCCTGGAAGGTAGGCAAGTATTAGTATCCCCTTTGTACAAAAAGGTAAATTGAGGTACAAGTGGGTAAGTAACTTTTCCAAAGTGTCATAGACTCAGTGGcaaaggcaggaatagaacccaggagtcctgactctctgtTCCCTCTTCCAGAGATGGAGGGGAAAGGCACAGACTGGTCCCTCCTCTTAtggaccctgatccagcaaatcaaTTAAGAatgggagtagtcccattgacctcaataagACTGGTCacaagcttaagtgctttgctggatcagcacCATGCCTCCTTAGGATTGAACCAATCCCCTCAGATCACGGTGCTTATTCTGCCCACTTTTATAATAAAAAGCAAGTGCTCTGGGCCccatttctttcccctttccctctttCATTCCCAGGCCAGTGGTTTGAATAGAAGCATGCATCTTGCATCATGACCTGCATCAAAGATGCCAAACAACCTTTCACCATCTCAGTGGCTAGTCCCGTTCACAGCAGCTTCTCAGTGCACAGGCTCCGGCTTGTGCAGAGCATGACTGCCTACCTCCTCATAGGGCAGCCACTGTGACCACACCTGCCATCTGCCCTCATCTATCTACTTGGTCCCAACACCAGGACATGGTCCTATCTCATCTTCAAAACCATTAGTGGGCATGGCCCTGCTACATCAGTGACTGCATCTCCATTCACCATCTTTTGGTACAATCCAATTTGCAAAATCAAGGACAAAGTACATGAGAGCTAGAAATAAAGTGCTCAGTCTTCAGTTGTGGGTGATCTCCTCTAGGCACAATCgaggtgggagggcagggaacAAAGGTGGCTCTAAGCCATCTTTATGGGTCCCCACCACTAGGGCCAAATAGGTTCTTTTCTATCCCCGAGAATGATGTAGAGCAGTCTCAGGCCTGTTCTAAATTGTGCCAGCTGCAGCAGCTTCTTTGGTGTTGACCTGGCAGATATTCGACTGGGGCCACGCTAAGAGCCAATTATTTTGGAATGTCAGTAAATCTCAGACAAACACTCCACCAGGGAAATCTGAGCAGCATTACAGAAATAAAGtctgaagaaagagaaaatgtgcTGGGGTGGTAAGAGATTTCTCAACCACAAAACCCAGAACACCATCAGTTTTCATAGTTCATGGGTGCTTCTCCCAACAGGGTCAGTTTTGACTTCAAAAGTGCCTATTTCAATCTCCCTGGCAAACAAGACTTAAGGTCAGAAGCACCCTTATAGATTCTTCTTATTCTGCAGACTTGCACGAGATCTAGTCACCAGTCTACCTACCTACCTGTCTTATCCATCTAATAGTTTTATTAGAGTGCCCATCTAAGTACTTCCTAGGCAAGTTAGATTTGCAAGGAAAATTCTGGTGGAAGGGAATTATCTTCTTCAGCCCCTTCCCTACTCTCTTTCCCACCCCAAAGTCACTACTTACTGGTTACAGAGGGAAAGATTTATGGAAGAGAAGAGTCTTGCAATAAACATGAATGTGATGAGGCCCTGGATTAGTCTAATCTCAGGAAGTTCATTTCACAGACAAATCTCTGGATCAAGAATGCTTTAGGCCAGATCCTGGCTCCCACTATGGTCCCTGTATGGCTCCAGCACAGCTAAGTGGCTTCAGAACCAACTTAGTGAGCTGAGAACATCCTAATGTAGGGGACGAGTACCATGCCACTCTTCACACCGCTCCCTGACCAGGAAATGTGGCCTGTGGGGAATGCgtaggtgcttagatactatggtgatgagcacttAATAGCCAGTGTGAGTTACAATAACGCCCAGATAAACATGATCATTTCCACCCTCTGTACCTCAGAACCCTGGAATCCCCATATTCACCCCCGTCATATAGttatgatatatttcatacaaagcatgccatgaaagatatcatatgaaaagtcatgatctgctgaaatttattgttctgtccaaatatgtatatcattagtgtgtgCGAATTTATGAGATTTTGCTGAATGGCTATTACTGAAATATCTTATAAGTTTGAGAGTCTCTAAtgctagttctccagtgacaaTGACAAAGGAAGTGACCAACATTCAGGTGGGTGTTGAATAATCGTCACCAGACATTGACCAGCAAGAGAATagtaaacaagggatttacaatacAATGACAGTTgcgcaagcaccacacaatggggactGTTCAACTCTATGACTCAGTTGCACAAGACCACACCAGGATTGTTCaaccctgtgactcagcaaggccaaCCAGGCATGCCTGGACTAGTGTCttccaggcacatggactgaggatataaaacaaGGGACAGTAGCATCATGcttctgcctttctcctcccGCACCTGTGCTGGAATCAACAAGAACACTGGGAAGACAAAGATttcaactgaggagactggtcccaggcttgaGAGAGAAGCCTGTGTGTTTAGTGTGGTGAGAAAACTGCCTGATCTAAATACTATCTAGTGTAACAAGATTTAAGATTTAGACTGTGGTCTGATCTTTTATGTCTACCagttataatcatttaaaatctatctctctgtagttaataaatctgttttatattttacctaaaactgtGTTTTGGTTGAAGCGCTTGGGAAATCTCAACTCAGTTTACAAATGGTGAggggggcagactgggtaataaacttacactggtcaggcttctgacacGGGCAaaatggtacagctctggggtgcaaggctggggaactggggggaactggctggtgcatttctctgtgtgattcatgagtggctttgggagcattcatgcaatctagcttgGTGTGGGgatccacatgctgttgtgctgagtaaTAATAGCACCCGGAGGGGTTTGCTCCTTTTCACTAGCATGGtattgtgagagacaacccaagctggagagttaaggggacacagttccaggttgcaccccggggtTCCCATCCCACACCCACACTAACTCTTTGGATAAATGAGGATTTAGCCAACACTTCCTTGCACTTACaatttttatcttttgttttaatataGAAGTTGCCAAATAAAaaattacagaagaaaaatgttaataaaaataaagtgaatatAATTTATTCTTGTATCTTGCATTCAATATTTTACATTATTCCcaacctgttttttttaaatggcctctTCTTTAATTGGGATAGCTACTTAAACACAATTAATGACATCACAGTGGATAGCCTAGAAATGTTCAACTGTATTGTTCTACACATCTTATCAAACAAATCTAATCATCACTTGTATGTGTTTGTAAGTCAAGAACAGCTGCCAATTCCATTCAGTTGTCATGTGCTTGTTTCTACGGAGACCAAAATGTAAATATGATAGATGTGTTCTCTCACTGCTGTTATTCTTGCTGTGGATATGGGTTCCAGTTTCAAATCTCTTTGACCTTCTTTTTTTAAGGGGTGAAAATTTGAAACAATCACAGATTGAAATTTGACATATTAAGTCATATCCAAGGGAAAAACATTTCtgggtttgtttcttttaataaagCCTCACCCtcaaaaaacattaattaaagtGTGCACTTCAAAGTTTAATCATTAAGGTGATGGGGACTTTTTTTTACATTATACAGCTCAAAATGAGTTGATTAAAAAAGTAAAGTTTAGCAAGGGGGTCATCTATGCAGTTTAACCTTGATCATTAATTTACAAAGACTACCAAAGGATTTTAAATGGGGTAGATATTTAACCCTGAAAAACTGGTTGAGCAATAACCACACTGCAATAAATATAATGAGGATTTTCACTCTCACACTTAACCTGCACATTCTATTTTGCACATAATACGTATACAATATTCTCATTTACTCAAATGAGAATTAATTAGTCCTTATGCAAACCAACCCCCCTTCTGCTAATCAGCATTCAGGTgactatataaatgtaaaacagTTTTTGTATAACAGAAAACCATACATCTcctggatactatggtgatgaataAATGTATAATGTCTGAGGGTGACAGTGGGGAGGGAAAAGCAACTGTAGATCCTCGCACTCTGATTGGCTAAGACTGTTCAATTTTAACATAAATTCAAGTAAATTGTCATGAATGGGAATTTATGTTTCCAATTAGGAGAAAATAGATCCCTGTAGGCCTTAACGCAGAACTGCAGCTTCATTGGTTTATATTAATAGTGTATACATATGCATATTTGCTTTATATTTCACAGGACTTATATACCCTGAACTCCTTTCCTTAGGCACCAGTGAAGCATCCTCTagcaaacagatttcagagtagcagccatgttagtctgtattcgcaaaaagaaaaggagtacttgtggcaccttagagactaaccaatttatttgagaagtgagctgtagctcacgaaagcttatgctcaaataaattggttagtctctaaggtgccacaagtacccaaACAGAGATAGATCTCGCCTGCCTCTCACTCTCTGGCATCCAATGAGTCCACTTTGCAGCTGCCTCATTGGTTTTTCTTAATATTTGTCCTTTCCTCATCATGATCCTCACCTTTCCCTTCTGAATTTCTCTCCCATTTACTCATTTTCAGTGTCTTAAACTCCATTCTCATTACTCCAATCACTAATTCTCCTGCCTTCTGACTCCATGTTGAACCCTGTGCTCCCTGAGTTAAACTTCAAGTGCCTCCATTGTGCTTCCCAGCAGAAGGCCCTACCCCTGCTCAGAGCAAAGGGAGAACATGCACCAGGAAGTGGCACACTCAAAATGCAGCAATGAGAACATCAGAGAGCCAGTATCCTGGTCACTCCCTCCAAAGCACCCCTGCTCACTCTGCTCTCGGCCCCTCACAGGGATCACAGAGTTACTACTCTGCCGGCACTCTGTGAGCCAACAGCCTACTCCTTTCCCCACAGAGATCAGTATGGGCTGGACACTCTGTACTGGTTTTTCACCATTTGAAGCAGCTTGTGCTTGAAAGTAAGGAAGATGACAGCAAAGGCAACTAGCAGGGtcaggcaggcagggagagtAAGCACCAGGTACAGCAAAGCCATATTCACTGTCATCCACCTGCAGCTCTGGAGCACAGACTCAGGCAGTCTCACTGTATTAATAATGTTAGAGGAGTAGTTGCAGGTGACCTGCCCCCTGTCCACAACACGCACTGTCCTGAGACTGTGAAGGAAGTCCCACCACTCCAGTTTGCAGCAGTCAAATGGGTTCTGGCTGAGGTAGAGCACACTCAGACTCCTCCCAAGTTGCATCTGCATTGAGTGCTGTGGAAGAGAGGGAAGATGGTTTCTCCGGAGATCCAGGGAATGCAGTTTCAGACCACTCAAGGACTCCGGAAAGCTGGTCAGGGAGTTTCCTGAGAGGTCCAAACTTACCAAGTTCTGAAAGCCAGAGAAGTCAATGTCTTCCATGGTGGAAGAGAGGCCAGTGTTCCTGAGAGATAAAACCTGCAGCATTAGTGCAATATCTTGTAGAGGTTGCAGGCCCCTAGCCAGTGCTCTCTGATTGTTAGACAGATCTAAGTGTGTTAGTGGTGTCCCACTGAAAGCATTGCTCGCCACCATTTCCAGGCCACACCCAGCCAAGTAAAGTTTCCTAAGGGATGTTACATTCCTTAAGTCTATGCAGATGGGATACTCAGCCCCATCTGCATTAGCTTGCTGGGGACAGAGGTCTATGTGGTTGTGACTGAGGTCAACTGTAGTGATCTCTGTGTGGGTGAAAATGTTAGGCGGCACCCTCTGCAACCTATTGGCACTCAGATTAAACGATCTAAGGTTTGGCAGGGTGCCTTCAGAACCTAGGTCCACCTGCAGTTCTGAGAGCTGATTCTGGCTGAGATCAAGGTCCATGAGCATGCCCAGTGGTTGTCTCTCCTGGATGTGAAGGGTCTCTAAGCAATTCTGGTTGAGCTTCAGGTGGGAGAGGGAAGTCATCCTTCCCAGGAAGCCATCAGGGAGGTACCAGAACTGGTTTTGGCTCATATCCAGAAAGCTCAAGGAAGAGAGATTGCTCAGGCTGACCTCTTCCCAGAGATTGAGGGTAGTGACATTAGTGGTATTGCCCTCTATGAGAAGGAACTGCACTGTGATATCCATGAGGGATGTAGCATTGGGAAGTTTGCGATAAAAGCTCATCTCATTGTCCCTCAGCAGCAGGGAGCGCAGTTTGCTCTGTCTTGGTAGTAGCGGGAAGAACAGGAGCCGGTTGTGGGAGAGATCTAGCGTCTCCAGCTCAAAGACAGCATCACCCTCTATGGCCAGGAACCACTCGATTATGTTGTTGCTGGCATTAAGTGTCTTgagctgggtcagaccaaactcCACGATGCAGGGAATGTAGTTGTAGGCCAGATTAAGCATCTGCAGGCCCTGCAGGCCTTCAAAGGTGCCCCCCTCGATCTCATAGATGTAGTTCTTCTCCAGGTTCAGCTcctgcagctggctcaggctttCAAAGACAGAGGAGTCCAAGCGCATTATGATGTTTCTGGCCATTGACAAGGACTCCAAGGAGGACAGGTTGCGGAGCATGGTAGCCACCATGTCCTCAGTGAGATGATTCCCAGACAGGTCCAGTTTCCTCAAGGCTGGTAAGGAGCGAAGAGCAGCTGCCGTCACAGAGTAGTTTGTAAAGAGGGTGTTGTCTGCCAAGGAAAGATTTTTGAGGTCTCTGCTGCCAAGGAAGGCCCCAGGTTCAATGAGTTCCAGTCTGTTTCCACACAGGCTCAGTGTCTCCAGGTTTTGGTATTGCAGCAGAGAGGTATTCTTTAGGGTCCGTATAGTGTTGTGATCCAGGGAAAGCACCTCTATGTCAGCTGGGAGGTCTGCTGGGACTGTGCCTTGCCATCTCCCATTGCAATCCACAGCTCTGTGCACCTGAAACAAGAAATAca is part of the Chelonia mydas isolate rCheMyd1 chromosome 9, rCheMyd1.pri.v2, whole genome shotgun sequence genome and harbors:
- the NRROS gene encoding transforming growth factor beta activator LRRC33, producing MESVFLSLFLSLVFIVAGWGNKTGMALATYHRTCKLVHRAVDCNGRWQGTVPADLPADIEVLSLDHNTIRTLKNTSLLQYQNLETLSLCGNRLELIEPGAFLGSRDLKNLSLADNTLFTNYSVTAAALRSLPALRKLDLSGNHLTEDMVATMLRNLSSLESLSMARNIIMRLDSSVFESLSQLQELNLEKNYIYEIEGGTFEGLQGLQMLNLAYNYIPCIVEFGLTQLKTLNASNNIIEWFLAIEGDAVFELETLDLSHNRLLFFPLLPRQSKLRSLLLRDNEMSFYRKLPNATSLMDITVQFLLIEGNTTNVTTLNLWEEVSLSNLSSLSFLDMSQNQFWYLPDGFLGRMTSLSHLKLNQNCLETLHIQERQPLGMLMDLDLSQNQLSELQVDLGSEGTLPNLRSFNLSANRLQRVPPNIFTHTEITTVDLSHNHIDLCPQQANADGAEYPICIDLRNVTSLRKLYLAGCGLEMVASNAFSGTPLTHLDLSNNQRALARGLQPLQDIALMLQVLSLRNTGLSSTMEDIDFSGFQNLVSLDLSGNSLTSFPESLSGLKLHSLDLRRNHLPSLPQHSMQMQLGRSLSVLYLSQNPFDCCKLEWWDFLHSLRTVRVVDRGQVTCNYSSNIINTVRLPESVLQSCRWMTVNMALLYLVLTLPACLTLLVAFAVIFLTFKHKLLQMVKNQYRVSSPY